In a single window of the Pseudomonas sp. B21-015 genome:
- the cobJ gene encoding precorrin-3B C(17)-methyltransferase: MAHSAPAIVILGNGSLATARKIAQLYPGALIHGLAARVEGADRVYHEFGATLRELYQQNTPIIALCAAGIVIRTLAPLLLEKGAEPPVLAVAEDGSAVVPLLGGLGGVNVMAREIAAGLQVAAAITTSGELRFGTCLLNPPSGYALGDLELGKRFVSDLLAGHGVRIEGGAPWLDQAQLPEDPQAQRSIHVGTAEREASANELLIYPRSVAVAVSAEVADLPNRVRAALQQAKVAVQALACLVAADDLIASAALREAALELGVPLRFVAAAADGGELARSAVPDATIIAVAQCLAIAVAAQPLDVTQIGRPRGRLAVIGLGPGAAELMVPAVKAELARATDVLGYETYVRMAGPFRSDQVQHCTDNREEMQRARHAFELAAQGRSVIVVSSGDPGVFAMAAAVLEALHESSDPAWHNVDLEILPGVSASLATAAQAGAPLGHDFCVMSLSDNLKPWSIIEKRLDLAAEADLALAFYNPISRSRPWQLGRALEIVAQHRTPETPVVLGRDIGRPGQTLRVTTLGALTPEQVDMRTMVLIGSSTTCVFPRAEGGDWVYTPRWYGSKPLC, translated from the coding sequence ATGGCCCATTCCGCTCCGGCGATTGTCATTCTCGGCAATGGCAGCCTCGCGACCGCACGCAAGATTGCGCAGCTATACCCCGGCGCACTGATCCATGGACTGGCCGCACGGGTGGAAGGCGCTGACCGTGTTTATCACGAGTTCGGCGCAACCCTGCGCGAGCTTTATCAACAGAACACGCCGATCATCGCCCTCTGCGCGGCGGGGATTGTGATTCGTACCCTGGCACCGTTGCTGCTGGAGAAGGGGGCCGAGCCACCGGTGCTGGCCGTGGCTGAAGACGGTAGCGCGGTGGTGCCGCTGCTTGGCGGCCTCGGCGGGGTGAATGTCATGGCGCGAGAGATCGCTGCCGGGTTGCAGGTCGCTGCGGCGATCACCACCAGTGGTGAATTGCGCTTTGGCACCTGCCTGCTCAATCCGCCCAGCGGTTATGCCCTCGGCGATCTGGAGCTGGGCAAGCGTTTCGTCTCTGACCTGCTCGCCGGGCACGGCGTGCGTATCGAAGGAGGGGCGCCGTGGTTGGATCAGGCGCAACTGCCGGAAGATCCGCAGGCGCAGCGTTCGATCCATGTCGGCACTGCCGAGCGTGAGGCGAGCGCCAACGAACTGCTGATTTATCCGCGCAGCGTCGCGGTGGCGGTGAGTGCCGAAGTGGCTGATCTGCCGAACAGGGTTCGCGCGGCATTGCAGCAGGCGAAAGTGGCAGTGCAAGCGTTGGCGTGCCTGGTGGCGGCTGATGATTTGATCGCCAGTGCGGCATTGCGTGAAGCGGCGCTGGAGCTCGGTGTGCCACTGCGCTTCGTAGCGGCGGCAGCCGATGGCGGTGAGTTGGCGCGCAGCGCGGTGCCCGATGCAACGATCATTGCGGTGGCGCAGTGCCTGGCCATCGCCGTCGCGGCGCAGCCATTGGACGTGACACAGATTGGCCGCCCGCGCGGGCGTCTGGCGGTGATCGGTCTCGGACCGGGCGCGGCCGAATTGATGGTGCCTGCCGTGAAGGCCGAACTGGCGCGGGCCACCGACGTTCTGGGTTACGAAACCTATGTGCGTATGGCCGGTCCCTTCCGCTCCGATCAGGTGCAGCATTGCACCGACAACCGCGAGGAGATGCAGCGTGCCCGTCACGCCTTCGAACTGGCGGCTCAGGGCCGTTCGGTGATCGTGGTGTCGTCCGGCGACCCGGGTGTGTTCGCCATGGCGGCAGCGGTGCTTGAGGCGTTGCACGAGTCGAGCGATCCGGCCTGGCACAACGTCGATCTGGAGATTCTGCCGGGGGTTTCCGCTTCCCTCGCGACGGCCGCTCAGGCCGGTGCGCCGCTGGGGCATGACTTCTGCGTGATGTCGCTGTCGGACAACCTCAAGCCGTGGTCGATCATCGAGAAGCGCCTGGATCTGGCTGCGGAAGCGGATCTGGCGCTGGCCTTCTATAACCCGATTTCCCGTTCGCGGCCATGGCAGTTGGGCCGTGCTCTGGAAATCGTCGCACAGCACCGTACGCCTGAAACCCCGGTGGTTCTGGGCCGTGATATCGGTCGGCCCGGCCAGACGCTGCGGGTGACCACACTCGGTGCGCTCACACCGGAGCAAGTGGACATGCGCACCATGGTGCTGATCGGCTCGTCCACCACCTGCGTGTTCCCCCGCGCCGAAGGGGGTGACTGGGTATACACACCGCGCTGGTATGGCAGCAAACCCCTCTGCTGA
- a CDS encoding precorrin-2 C(20)-methyltransferase — MQQPGRLIGLGVGPGDPELITVKALRLLRESPVVAYFVAKGKKGNAFGIIEAHLQDAQTLLPLVYPVTTEALPAPLSYEQVISDFYDAAGEEIAAHLDAGRDVAVICEGDPFFYGSYMYLHDRLAERYEAEVVPGVCSMLGGASVLGAPLVYRNQSLSVLSGVLPHEDLKRRLADADAAVIMKLGRNFPKVRQVLEELGLAERALYVERATMANQKIVPLDQVEPMSSPYFSLIIVPGERWQG; from the coding sequence ATGCAGCAACCTGGACGTTTGATTGGCCTGGGCGTCGGCCCCGGTGATCCGGAACTGATTACCGTCAAAGCCTTGCGCCTGCTGCGCGAATCACCGGTGGTGGCGTACTTCGTCGCCAAGGGCAAGAAGGGCAATGCGTTCGGCATCATCGAAGCGCATCTGCAGGACGCACAAACCCTGCTGCCGCTGGTTTACCCGGTGACCACCGAAGCGCTGCCGGCGCCGTTGTCGTACGAACAAGTGATCAGCGATTTCTACGATGCCGCCGGCGAAGAAATCGCCGCGCATCTGGATGCGGGCCGTGACGTGGCGGTGATCTGCGAAGGCGATCCGTTCTTCTACGGCTCCTACATGTACCTGCACGATCGTCTGGCCGAGCGTTATGAAGCCGAAGTCGTGCCGGGTGTCTGCTCGATGCTCGGCGGCGCGTCGGTACTCGGTGCGCCGTTGGTGTATCGCAACCAGAGCCTGTCGGTGTTGTCGGGTGTGTTGCCCCACGAAGACCTCAAGCGGCGCCTGGCCGATGCCGATGCGGCGGTGATCATGAAACTGGGGCGCAACTTCCCCAAGGTCCGTCAGGTGCTGGAAGAGCTCGGTCTGGCGGAGCGCGCGCTGTACGTGGAGCGCGCGACCATGGCCAATCAGAAAATCGTGCCGCTGGATCAGGTCGAGCCGATGTCCTCGCCGTATTTCTCGCTGATCATCGTTCCCGGTGAAAGGTGGCAAGGCTGA
- a CDS encoding precorrin-8X methylmutase produces the protein MLDYIRDGQEIYRNSFAIIRAEANLARIPADLEKLAVRVIHACGMVEAIDGLQFSEGAGKAGRDALAAGAPILCDARMVSEGVTRARLPANNPVICTLRDDSVPELARELGNTRSAAALELWRPHLEGSVVVIGNAPTALFYLLEMLDAGAPKPALILGFPVGFVGAAESKAMLAADSRGVPFVIMQGRLGGSAMAAAAVNALATEIE, from the coding sequence ATGCTTGATTACATCCGCGACGGTCAGGAGATCTATCGCAACTCCTTCGCGATCATTCGTGCCGAGGCCAACCTCGCGCGCATTCCGGCCGACCTGGAGAAACTCGCGGTGCGGGTGATCCACGCTTGCGGCATGGTCGAGGCCATCGACGGTCTGCAGTTTTCCGAAGGCGCCGGCAAGGCCGGGCGCGATGCACTGGCCGCTGGCGCGCCGATTCTGTGCGACGCGCGGATGGTCAGCGAAGGCGTGACCCGCGCGCGTTTGCCTGCCAATAACCCAGTGATCTGCACCCTGCGCGACGACAGCGTCCCGGAGCTTGCCCGCGAGTTGGGCAATACCCGTTCCGCCGCCGCGCTGGAGCTGTGGCGCCCGCACCTGGAAGGCAGCGTGGTGGTGATCGGCAATGCGCCGACCGCACTGTTTTATCTGCTGGAAATGCTCGACGCCGGCGCGCCGAAACCGGCGCTGATCCTCGGCTTCCCGGTGGGCTTCGTAGGCGCCGCCGAATCCAAGGCGATGCTCGCGGCGGACAGCCGTGGCGTTCCTTTCGTCATCATGCAAGGCCGGCTGGGTGGTAGTGCCATGGCCGCCGCCGCCGTCAACGCCCTCGCCACGGAGATCGAATGA
- the cobG gene encoding precorrin-3B synthase, translating into MSTALRPSACPGLLRIVPALDGGICRIKLNGGSISAVQAEAVASAAERFAGGVIEATNRANLQIRGIGSEQAALIDSLLAAELGPHTAAGDDVRNLMLSPTAGIDRHMRFDTRALAEQILTSLQSHERFHQLSAKFAVQLDGGESLAMLEHPHDLWLSVVELEGECVLAFGLAGCPTQAPSGAVRLEDGHALVIAVLELFLDLARPDQTRMRHLLAEYPVAGFVAQVAERVPLLSIVSEPRVTNSSVLHSRVLHIGAHPQRETGRVYVGATPPLGRLDPAMLRGAAQLARERGDGSLRFTPWQSLLLPDIHEDDAAQVIHSLESLGLRCSADDALAHLIACTGSAGCGKGLSDTKGDALQLAALLQRHGQVFDVHLSGCARSCAAAHVTPVTLLAVSPGHYDLYFRDAAQPGFGALHARNLTIEAVAALLDARSRSSFDA; encoded by the coding sequence ATGTCCACCGCCTTACGCCCCTCGGCCTGCCCGGGGTTGCTGCGTATTGTCCCGGCACTGGATGGCGGTATCTGTCGGATCAAATTGAATGGCGGCTCGATCAGCGCGGTTCAGGCTGAGGCGGTGGCCAGTGCGGCCGAACGCTTTGCCGGGGGCGTGATCGAGGCGACCAACCGCGCCAACCTGCAGATTCGCGGGATTGGCAGCGAGCAGGCGGCCTTGATCGACAGCCTGCTCGCCGCAGAATTAGGCCCGCATACCGCGGCGGGCGACGATGTGCGCAATTTGATGCTTAGCCCGACCGCGGGGATTGACCGGCACATGCGCTTTGATACGCGTGCGCTGGCCGAACAGATCCTCACCAGCCTGCAAAGCCATGAGCGTTTTCACCAGTTGAGCGCCAAATTTGCCGTGCAACTCGATGGCGGCGAAAGCCTGGCGATGCTCGAACATCCTCACGACCTGTGGTTGAGCGTCGTTGAGCTAGAGGGTGAGTGCGTGCTGGCCTTCGGTCTGGCGGGTTGCCCGACCCAGGCTCCGTCGGGCGCGGTGCGACTGGAGGACGGCCATGCGTTGGTGATCGCGGTGCTTGAGTTGTTCCTCGATCTGGCGCGTCCCGACCAGACGCGCATGCGTCATCTGCTGGCCGAATACCCGGTGGCCGGGTTTGTCGCTCAAGTGGCCGAACGTGTGCCGCTACTGTCCATCGTGAGCGAGCCGCGCGTTACGAACTCAAGCGTTCTGCACTCTCGTGTTCTGCACATAGGCGCTCATCCTCAGCGTGAAACCGGTCGTGTCTATGTCGGCGCGACGCCGCCTCTGGGCCGGCTCGATCCCGCCATGCTTCGGGGCGCGGCACAACTGGCCCGTGAACGGGGCGATGGCAGTCTGCGCTTCACACCTTGGCAAAGCCTGCTGCTGCCAGATATCCACGAAGACGACGCCGCTCAAGTTATCCACAGCCTGGAAAGTTTGGGCCTGCGCTGTTCGGCAGACGATGCCTTGGCGCATCTGATCGCCTGCACCGGTTCGGCGGGTTGCGGCAAAGGCCTGTCCGACACCAAGGGTGATGCCCTGCAACTGGCGGCGTTGCTGCAACGTCACGGCCAAGTCTTTGATGTGCATCTGTCTGGCTGCGCGCGTTCCTGCGCGGCGGCGCACGTCACGCCAGTGACTTTGCTGGCCGTCTCACCCGGTCACTACGACCTCTATTTTCGCGATGCAGCGCAGCCGGGTTTCGGCGCGCTGCACGCACGCAACCTTACTATTGAAGCGGTCGCGGCCTTGCTCGACGCCCGCTCACGGAGTTCCTTTGATGCTTGA
- the cbiE gene encoding precorrin-6y C5,15-methyltransferase (decarboxylating) subunit CbiE, with the protein MSPWLTVVGIGEDGFKGLGKNARRALLGASRIFGGQRQLDLLPVCIRGERQLWPSPFSLEPLLAQRGEPVCVLASGDPMFFGVGASLARQVPAEQMLILPAPSSCSLAAARMGWPLQDVVTLSVVARPVAALNAHVFSGVRLLVLSNDGQSPAAIAALLRERGFGPSRLTVLEHLGGEAERRIEGVANDWTDPAIADLNLIAIECIAETNTPRLSRLAGLPDSAFQHDGQLTKRDVRAITLARLAPTPGELLWDVGAGSGSIGIEWMRAHPSCRALAIEADEGRQLLIEHNRDALGVPGLQLIRGKAPQALVGLERPDAIFIGGGVTREGVLDTCWAQLKPGGRLIANAVTLQSEVTLMAWRERHGGELTRIHVAQAQPLGEFDTWRQALPITLLDVTKPLDA; encoded by the coding sequence ATGTCACCCTGGCTGACAGTAGTAGGTATCGGTGAAGACGGCTTCAAGGGCCTGGGCAAGAACGCCCGTCGCGCCCTGCTGGGCGCCTCGCGGATCTTCGGCGGCCAGCGGCAACTGGATTTATTGCCGGTGTGCATTCGCGGCGAGCGGCAGCTCTGGCCCAGCCCGTTTTCCCTTGAACCATTGCTGGCACAGCGTGGCGAGCCGGTTTGTGTGCTGGCCAGCGGCGACCCGATGTTCTTTGGCGTGGGCGCCAGCCTTGCGCGGCAAGTGCCCGCCGAACAGATGCTGATTCTGCCGGCGCCCTCTTCTTGCTCTCTCGCGGCAGCGCGAATGGGCTGGCCGTTGCAGGACGTGGTGACGCTTTCGGTAGTCGCCCGCCCCGTCGCCGCGCTCAACGCCCATGTGTTCAGTGGTGTGCGCTTGCTGGTGTTGAGCAACGACGGTCAGAGTCCGGCGGCCATCGCGGCGTTGCTGCGCGAGCGCGGTTTCGGGCCGAGTCGCCTCACCGTGCTGGAACATCTGGGCGGCGAAGCCGAACGACGCATCGAAGGTGTCGCCAACGATTGGACTGACCCGGCGATCGCCGACCTGAACCTGATCGCCATCGAATGCATCGCTGAAACGAACACCCCGCGCCTGTCCCGACTGGCCGGCCTGCCGGACTCAGCCTTCCAGCATGACGGCCAACTGACCAAGCGCGATGTACGCGCCATCACCCTCGCCCGCCTTGCTCCGACACCCGGCGAACTGCTGTGGGACGTCGGCGCTGGCAGCGGTTCGATCGGCATCGAATGGATGCGCGCTCATCCGAGTTGCCGGGCGCTGGCGATCGAAGCTGATGAAGGGCGGCAGCTGTTGATCGAACACAACCGCGATGCCCTCGGCGTCCCCGGCCTGCAATTGATTCGTGGCAAGGCACCACAAGCCTTGGTCGGACTCGAACGCCCGGATGCGATTTTCATCGGTGGCGGCGTCACCCGCGAAGGTGTGCTCGACACTTGCTGGGCGCAACTCAAACCCGGTGGCCGGTTGATCGCCAACGCCGTCACCCTGCAAAGCGAAGTGACCCTGATGGCCTGGCGTGAACGGCATGGCGGTGAACTGACCCGCATTCACGTCGCTCAGGCGCAACCACTGGGCGAGTTCGATACCTGGCGTCAGGCGCTGCCGATTACCTTGCTGGACGTGACGAAACCCCTCGATGCGTGA
- a CDS encoding cobalt-precorrin-5B (C(1))-methyltransferase: MRDETAEQPAPLRSGLTTGSCATATSLAAARLLLGGVEADAVEIILPKGKRVQMRLEFCRLMNDGAEAGTIKDAGDDPDVTHGALLFSQVRLRSEPGIRFSAGRGVGTVTRPGLVLNVGEPAINPVPRKMISEHLTRLAEELDYQGGFEVTVNVEDGEALALKTMNPRLGILGGLSILGTSGIVRPFSCAAYIASIHQGIDVAKTNGYLHIAACTGNASEDTMRRVYDLPEIALIEMGDFVGAVLKHLRKVPVDKLSLCGGFGKISKLAAGHMDLHSRHSSIDLPQLAEWAAAVGADEALQQAIRDANTSQQALAMASAAGIALGDAVCQHALDFARSVVPAQVQVEVFAIDRQGGIVGHAGVFQ; encoded by the coding sequence ATGCGTGACGAAACCGCCGAACAACCCGCCCCGCTGCGCAGCGGCCTGACCACCGGCAGCTGCGCCACCGCCACCAGCCTCGCGGCGGCACGCCTGCTGCTTGGTGGCGTTGAAGCGGACGCCGTCGAGATCATTCTGCCCAAAGGCAAACGGGTGCAGATGCGCCTGGAATTCTGTCGGCTGATGAACGACGGCGCCGAAGCCGGAACGATCAAGGACGCCGGCGACGACCCGGACGTGACCCACGGCGCCCTGCTCTTTTCCCAGGTGCGCCTGCGCAGCGAGCCAGGCATCCGCTTCAGCGCCGGCCGTGGCGTGGGTACCGTCACCCGTCCCGGGCTGGTGCTGAACGTCGGCGAACCGGCGATCAACCCGGTGCCGCGCAAGATGATCAGCGAGCACCTGACGCGGCTGGCCGAGGAGCTGGATTACCAGGGTGGTTTCGAGGTCACGGTGAACGTCGAGGACGGCGAAGCCCTGGCGCTGAAAACCATGAACCCGCGACTGGGGATTCTCGGCGGCTTGTCGATCCTCGGCACCAGCGGCATCGTCCGGCCATTCTCCTGCGCGGCTTACATCGCCTCGATCCATCAAGGCATCGACGTGGCCAAAACCAACGGTTACCTGCACATCGCCGCGTGCACTGGCAATGCCAGCGAAGACACCATGCGCCGAGTCTACGATCTGCCGGAAATCGCCCTGATCGAAATGGGCGACTTCGTCGGCGCGGTGCTCAAGCATTTGCGCAAAGTGCCTGTGGATAAACTCAGCCTGTGCGGCGGCTTCGGCAAGATCAGCAAACTGGCGGCCGGGCACATGGATTTGCACAGTCGGCATTCAAGCATCGACCTGCCGCAACTGGCTGAATGGGCCGCAGCGGTTGGCGCCGATGAGGCGTTGCAACAAGCGATCCGCGACGCCAATACCAGTCAGCAGGCGTTGGCGATGGCCAGCGCCGCCGGGATCGCGCTCGGCGACGCGGTGTGTCAGCACGCCCTGGACTTTGCCCGCAGCGTGGTGCCGGCGCAGGTTCAGGTCGAAGTGTTCGCCATCGATCGCCAGGGCGGGATTGTCGGCCATGCGGGAGTTTTCCAATGA
- a CDS encoding cobalt-precorrin-6A reductase — protein sequence MKRVLLLGGVTEALAIARTLGPEHIYSLAGVGRVPTDLNCQVRVGGYGGAEGLAQFIRDEGIDLLLDATHPYAAQISQNAATAAKLSGIACWALRRPAWQPQAGDDWREVSDWAELIEALKSFRRPLFTLGREPLQHLHEIPPEQFWTLRALDVYPGNERCEVIGARGPFLIEDERELFERRQIDVLISKNSGSTATEPKLEVARERGVPVLVLKRPVLPGVERGFEAVDEVLAELGKRNLTDA from the coding sequence ATGAAGCGTGTGTTGTTGCTCGGTGGTGTGACTGAAGCATTGGCCATTGCCCGGACCCTGGGGCCGGAACACATCTATAGCCTGGCCGGTGTCGGGCGTGTGCCAACGGATCTGAACTGCCAGGTTCGGGTTGGCGGCTATGGCGGCGCTGAAGGTCTGGCGCAATTCATCCGGGATGAAGGCATTGACCTGCTGCTGGATGCGACCCATCCCTACGCAGCGCAAATCAGCCAGAACGCCGCCACCGCCGCGAAGTTGAGCGGCATTGCTTGCTGGGCTTTGCGGCGTCCGGCCTGGCAACCACAAGCCGGGGATGATTGGCGCGAAGTCAGTGACTGGGCCGAGCTGATCGAAGCGCTTAAGTCTTTCCGTCGACCGCTGTTCACCCTCGGACGCGAGCCGCTGCAGCACCTGCACGAAATCCCGCCGGAGCAATTCTGGACCTTGCGTGCACTGGACGTTTATCCGGGTAACGAGCGCTGCGAAGTGATCGGCGCGCGTGGGCCGTTTCTGATCGAGGATGAACGCGAACTGTTCGAACGTCGGCAGATCGACGTGCTGATCAGCAAGAACAGCGGCAGCACCGCCACCGAGCCGAAACTGGAAGTGGCGCGGGAACGTGGAGTGCCGGTGCTGGTGTTGAAGCGGCCGGTGTTGCCGGGGGTTGAGCGGGGGTTTGAGGCGGTGGATGAGGTGCTGGCAGAACTGGGGAAGCGCAATCTAACGGACGCGTAA
- a CDS encoding DUF2946 domain-containing protein — protein sequence MSRQRLAFAWIACFAVLFNMLAMPMSGAMAQTAKSPAEQLLWGSFCTSSGTKLVAISLGAIEQKAPQSDDHSNMQHCWCCSGSAPLVALPGHAPQLYFARFEANRSLPPATLDTPTPRQQWPSLNPRASPLV from the coding sequence ATGTCCCGACAACGGCTTGCATTTGCCTGGATCGCCTGCTTTGCAGTGCTGTTCAACATGCTCGCCATGCCGATGTCCGGAGCGATGGCGCAGACGGCGAAATCGCCTGCCGAGCAGTTGTTGTGGGGCAGTTTCTGTACTTCCAGCGGCACGAAGCTGGTGGCGATTTCCCTCGGCGCTATCGAGCAGAAAGCTCCGCAGAGCGACGACCATTCCAACATGCAACATTGCTGGTGTTGCTCGGGTTCCGCACCGTTAGTGGCGCTACCGGGGCATGCTCCGCAATTGTATTTCGCGCGATTCGAGGCCAATCGAAGCCTGCCGCCTGCCACGCTCGACACACCGACACCGCGCCAGCAATGGCCCAGTCTCAACCCCCGCGCGTCCCCTCTGGTGTGA
- a CDS encoding copper chaperone PCu(A)C, with protein sequence MLNKLIVLAVLLLPACFANAHEYKAGELEIADPWSQELPPNAPTVAAYFVIHNSGKTADRLLSVGSPISGKAELHEHVMQNDLMKMQQVPSVEVPAGGEATFAPMAYHVMLLELKDRSLLSDGKRFPLTMHFEKSGDVTVEVTVQKKAPDGMQEHMHAQ encoded by the coding sequence ATGTTGAACAAACTCATCGTTCTGGCTGTGTTGCTGCTGCCTGCCTGTTTTGCCAATGCCCACGAATACAAGGCTGGCGAGCTTGAGATCGCCGATCCGTGGTCGCAAGAGTTGCCGCCCAATGCGCCCACCGTCGCGGCGTATTTCGTGATTCACAACAGCGGCAAAACCGCTGACCGGCTGCTCAGCGTCGGATCGCCGATATCCGGCAAGGCCGAGTTGCACGAACATGTGATGCAAAACGATCTGATGAAAATGCAGCAAGTGCCCAGCGTCGAGGTTCCGGCTGGCGGCGAAGCCACCTTCGCGCCGATGGCGTATCACGTGATGCTGCTGGAGCTGAAAGACCGCAGCCTGTTGAGCGACGGCAAGCGCTTTCCGCTGACGATGCACTTCGAGAAGTCTGGCGATGTGACGGTCGAGGTCACGGTGCAGAAAAAGGCACCAGACGGCATGCAAGAGCATATGCACGCTCAGTAA
- a CDS encoding DUF2946 domain-containing protein has translation MRPLGARSSVQRRQSMSLTRGSWISLFAMLMIFIGPLISQSMPMDSRASMSLSMSMDMPMDMSAMEHGAQPAAEHCPPKADHHALWEKCGYCSLLFNCPALTGGQSFVAFNNPQTTTFTTPFTRLGHARQTFFPGARTRAPPIVA, from the coding sequence ATGCGCCCGCTTGGCGCCAGGTCATCCGTGCAACGTCGTCAGTCAATGAGCCTGACGCGTGGCAGCTGGATCAGCCTGTTCGCCATGCTGATGATCTTTATCGGTCCGCTGATTTCTCAGTCGATGCCGATGGATTCGCGCGCCTCGATGTCCTTGAGCATGTCGATGGACATGCCCATGGACATGTCGGCCATGGAGCATGGCGCGCAACCCGCCGCCGAGCACTGCCCACCCAAAGCCGACCATCATGCGCTCTGGGAAAAATGCGGCTATTGCAGCCTGCTGTTCAATTGCCCGGCGCTCACTGGCGGCCAGTCCTTCGTCGCCTTCAACAATCCACAGACAACCACCTTCACCACACCCTTCACCCGCCTGGGCCACGCCCGGCAAACCTTCTTCCCCGGCGCCCGCACCCGCGCGCCGCCCATCGTCGCGTAA